The Candidatus Omnitrophota bacterium genome has a segment encoding these proteins:
- a CDS encoding cell division protein FtsQ/DivIB, which translates to MKKQRRFKGIKMKLPDFVRDARDFIVEKIVALLTILALVLTGVFLINIFLVRSDYFRIRAVEVKDILVDQESTAALSMDLLRSYKGRNIFKTDVNEIARSLKKTYPDARRLTVTRAMPDRLVVNLNFRKPVAILSNVRQYPVDEDGYVLPNVDARFLKDIPLITGISIRNEGRKGKRADLKNLNGALELLKEMRRARFLAEYGIVSIDAGDLKGLSFVLKNGLEVKIGCENIKARLSTLKKTLKDPRILLDRIAYIDLRFNDVVIGPK; encoded by the coding sequence ATGAAAAAACAGAGAAGGTTCAAAGGCATTAAGATGAAACTGCCGGATTTTGTCAGGGATGCCCGGGATTTCATAGTTGAAAAGATAGTTGCCCTCCTTACCATCTTAGCCCTGGTCCTTACAGGGGTCTTTCTCATAAATATCTTTCTCGTCAGGTCGGATTACTTCAGGATAAGGGCGGTTGAGGTCAAAGATATACTGGTAGACCAGGAATCTACCGCTGCCCTGAGCATGGACCTGCTCAGGTCATATAAAGGCAGGAACATATTTAAGACCGACGTGAACGAGATAGCGAGATCGCTTAAGAAGACCTACCCGGACGCGCGCCGCCTTACCGTCACCAGGGCCATGCCGGACCGTCTCGTAGTGAACCTGAATTTCAGGAAACCCGTGGCCATACTCAGCAATGTGCGCCAGTACCCGGTTGACGAGGACGGCTATGTCCTCCCCAACGTAGACGCCCGGTTCCTGAAAGATATACCGCTCATAACAGGGATCAGCATAAGGAACGAGGGACGGAAGGGTAAGAGGGCCGACCTGAAGAACCTGAACGGTGCGCTGGAGCTCCTGAAGGAGATGCGCAGGGCGAGGTTCCTCGCGGAATACGGTATCGTCTCCATAGATGCCGGAGACCTGAAGGGCCTTTCGTTCGTGCTGAAGAACGGCCTCGAGGTGAAGATAGGTTGTGAGAACATAAAGGCGCGTCTTTCCACTCTTAAAAAGACATTGAAGGATCCGAGGATCCTGCTGGACAGGATAGCGTATATAGATCTGCGGTTCAACGACGTCGTTATAGGTCCTAAATGA